Proteins encoded within one genomic window of Alteribacter populi:
- a CDS encoding glycine betaine ABC transporter substrate-binding protein: MKKVLIGTMMSLLVAFSVACSSEEAGGEAEGNENGETITFGVTPWTSTVPPTEIASLILQDMGYEVEQTSADVGSVFVGLSRGDLDVFMDSWFPMHENYMSQYEDTINDTAVSYPEAETGWTVPTYMEDIDSIEDLKGNEDLFNNEMYGIEEGASATGESNDLIDAYDLDMTQVASSEGGMLSQAMRQMNQEEPVVFYGWRPHTMFNEHDLKVLSNEEGFFESSSVHVLTNHELKDNAPDAYEFLSNWSISIDEVEKMIVKIEEDNEDPEDVAREWIDNNQDKVEEMIGE; this comes from the coding sequence ATGAAAAAAGTATTAATAGGCACAATGATGTCATTATTAGTAGCATTCAGCGTTGCTTGTTCTTCTGAAGAAGCAGGCGGAGAAGCAGAAGGTAACGAAAATGGTGAAACGATTACTTTTGGTGTTACACCTTGGACAAGTACAGTACCACCAACAGAAATCGCGAGTCTTATTTTGCAAGACATGGGCTATGAAGTAGAGCAAACAAGTGCTGATGTAGGAAGTGTATTTGTCGGACTTTCACGTGGTGACCTTGATGTGTTTATGGATTCTTGGTTTCCAATGCACGAAAATTACATGAGTCAATACGAAGACACAATTAATGACACAGCTGTGAGTTACCCTGAAGCTGAAACAGGCTGGACAGTACCCACTTATATGGAAGACATTGATTCAATTGAAGACCTAAAAGGGAATGAAGATCTGTTTAATAACGAAATGTACGGAATTGAAGAAGGCGCAAGTGCAACAGGTGAATCAAACGATTTAATTGATGCTTACGATCTAGACATGACTCAAGTAGCTTCTTCAGAAGGTGGCATGCTGTCCCAAGCTATGCGCCAAATGAATCAAGAGGAGCCTGTCGTCTTTTACGGTTGGCGCCCGCACACGATGTTTAACGAGCATGACCTAAAGGTATTATCTAACGAAGAAGGCTTCTTTGAATCATCATCCGTTCACGTTCTTACTAATCACGAATTAAAAGACAACGCACCTGATGCTTATGAATTTCTAAGCAATTGGAGCATCTCAATTGATGAAGTAGAAAAAATGATTGTAAAAATTGAAGAAGATAATGAAGATCCAGAAGACGTTGCACGTGAATGGATCGATAACAACCAAGATAAAGTAGAAGAAATGATTGGTGAATAA
- a CDS encoding GrpB family protein: MCVTQSDWPVWATESVEIIEPDPKWIDKGMQEKNELYTILSPYGITEVEHFGSTSIRHLLAKPIIDLMAKTESFERIDEISSALIKIDWHFVPPNLDNRPWRRFFVKVKNDKRSAHLHIMYEGDERWEKQLLFRDRLRMNEKLRAEYAHLKRNLAKEFQGDREAYTKAKTTFVNKVLE, from the coding sequence ATGTGCGTTACTCAAAGTGATTGGCCAGTTTGGGCAACAGAGTCAGTTGAAATTATCGAACCTGATCCGAAGTGGATTGATAAAGGGATGCAAGAGAAAAACGAACTTTATACTATTCTATCTCCTTACGGTATCACTGAAGTGGAGCATTTCGGAAGCACATCGATCCGTCATTTATTAGCAAAACCAATTATCGATTTAATGGCTAAAACCGAATCATTTGAACGAATAGATGAAATTTCCTCAGCATTAATCAAAATTGACTGGCATTTCGTACCTCCAAACTTAGATAATCGTCCATGGAGAAGGTTTTTTGTAAAAGTAAAAAACGATAAACGTAGCGCCCATCTTCATATCATGTATGAAGGTGATGAGCGGTGGGAAAAACAGCTGTTATTTCGTGATCGGTTAAGAATGAATGAAAAACTCAGAGCTGAATATGCCCACCTGAAAAGAAATCTAGCAAAAGAATTCCAAGGAGATCGGGAAGCTTATACAAAAGCGAAAACTACATTCGTTAATAAGGTATTAGAATAA
- a CDS encoding MerR family DNA-binding transcriptional regulator, with product MGEVTTEFSITASTLRYWEKEGLIRSKRDESSQYRLFDTFQVFKMLLIKSIQNLIYSEQMIQVKEAIKALDESDLPNAKQLIHDIQTQFNKRNNDQLHGLFHLYKLCKLLNLNKSLS from the coding sequence ATTGGAGAAGTAACCACTGAATTTAGCATTACTGCATCAACGCTCCGATACTGGGAAAAAGAAGGATTAATCCGTTCTAAAAGAGATGAGAGTAGTCAATATCGTTTGTTTGACACATTTCAAGTATTTAAAATGCTGTTAATAAAATCCATTCAAAATTTAATTTATTCGGAGCAAATGATTCAGGTTAAGGAAGCAATAAAAGCATTGGATGAAAGTGATCTTCCAAATGCAAAACAATTGATTCATGATATCCAAACCCAATTTAATAAACGCAATAACGATCAATTACATGGACTGTTTCATCTTTATAAATTGTGTAAGTTACTAAACTTGAATAAGTCCTTGAGTTGA
- a CDS encoding DUF6366 family protein — MNNDFHDQNDRFRKKEYKKSPGTNFSDSVNRSLVGEPGELFRGGCAVRVFTLVVIVIGFLLLSKCGS; from the coding sequence TTGAATAACGATTTTCACGACCAAAACGATCGTTTCCGAAAAAAAGAATATAAAAAGAGTCCAGGGACCAATTTTTCTGATTCTGTGAATCGCTCCTTGGTTGGTGAACCCGGGGAACTATTCAGAGGTGGTTGTGCTGTTCGAGTTTTTACGTTGGTGGTTATTGTCATTGGTTTCTTGCTTTTATCAAAGTGCGGTTCCTAA
- a CDS encoding ABC transporter permease, with protein sequence MNYFYFPLEEWTNSFVDGWLIPVMGGFFDGMSKVLGGFINFVTDLLIMTPPEIIALILILLSWKIAGRNVALFSLIGCLYLGSVDLWPAAMQTIAIVIVSTFLSVLVGIPLGILAATNSMMDKMVRPALDFMQTLPSFVYLIPAILLFGLGGVPAVIATFVFATPPAVRMTALGIKQVPADVVEASRAFGSTSRQLLVKVQLPLALPTIMAGVNQTIMLALSMAVIASMIGAPGLGSTVLSGISTVNVGLGLTGGLGIVVLAIILDRITQGLGKKV encoded by the coding sequence ATGAACTATTTCTACTTTCCATTAGAAGAGTGGACAAATAGCTTCGTAGATGGATGGCTGATCCCGGTCATGGGAGGATTCTTTGACGGCATGAGCAAGGTGCTTGGAGGATTTATTAATTTTGTGACAGATCTATTAATTATGACACCTCCTGAAATCATTGCGTTGATCCTCATTTTACTATCATGGAAAATTGCTGGTAGAAATGTCGCACTGTTTTCACTCATTGGTTGCCTTTATCTAGGTTCAGTAGACTTATGGCCGGCAGCGATGCAAACCATCGCGATTGTCATCGTATCTACATTTCTGTCGGTCCTTGTCGGGATCCCGTTAGGAATATTAGCCGCTACGAACAGTATGATGGATAAAATGGTACGACCGGCCTTAGACTTTATGCAAACGTTACCTAGTTTCGTATATTTAATCCCCGCGATTCTATTATTTGGTCTAGGTGGAGTGCCGGCAGTCATTGCAACTTTCGTGTTTGCAACACCACCAGCTGTTCGTATGACCGCATTAGGAATTAAGCAAGTACCGGCTGATGTGGTAGAAGCCTCTCGTGCTTTCGGTTCGACTTCACGTCAACTACTAGTGAAGGTTCAGCTTCCACTCGCATTACCTACGATTATGGCAGGAGTAAATCAAACGATCATGCTTGCGTTATCAATGGCAGTAATCGCATCGATGATTGGAGCACCTGGACTTGGTTCTACTGTTTTATCAGGTATTTCTACAGTTAATGTTGGCCTTGGATTAACAGGTGGTTTAGGAATTGTTGTGTTAGCGATCATTTTAGATAGAATTACGCAAGGCTTAGGAAAAAAAGTATAA
- a CDS encoding nucleotidyltransferase domain-containing protein encodes MAFKQCKNITNVMAEFNKSWFFAGGWAIDLFLGRETRHHDDVEIALFRGDQLDLKAFLKDWEMKYVRKGEFYHWEDEFLELPIHEIHARNPLNGEHLEILLNEMEDGEWRFRRNLSIFYPCQSVWSYTDSGIPYLNPEIVVLYKAKNIREKDEQDFLAVKDHLKSEAKTWLQDAIRKHCPNHKWLYLL; translated from the coding sequence TTGGCTTTTAAACAATGCAAAAACATTACGAATGTGATGGCCGAATTCAACAAATCGTGGTTTTTCGCTGGAGGTTGGGCCATTGACCTTTTTCTTGGTAGAGAAACGAGACACCATGACGATGTAGAAATTGCGCTCTTTCGCGGCGACCAATTAGATCTAAAAGCCTTTCTAAAAGACTGGGAAATGAAGTATGTGAGGAAAGGCGAGTTTTATCATTGGGAAGATGAGTTTTTGGAATTACCTATACATGAGATCCACGCTCGGAATCCTTTGAACGGAGAACATTTAGAAATTCTTTTAAACGAGATGGAGGATGGTGAATGGAGGTTTAGGCGGAATTTGAGTATATTTTACCCTTGTCAATCTGTTTGGAGCTATACTGATTCAGGTATTCCGTATCTCAATCCGGAAATTGTCGTTTTATATAAAGCAAAGAATATAAGAGAAAAAGACGAGCAGGACTTCTTAGCAGTAAAAGACCATCTAAAAAGTGAAGCCAAAACCTGGCTGCAGGATGCGATAAGAAAGCATTGCCCCAATCATAAATGGCTTTATTTGTTGTAA
- a CDS encoding DUF2935 domain-containing protein: protein MANPIVVRSLDEIKFWSRIMKEHALFLSLGFTHDQKELINEAQQFITTFERIEEKLSRFTVNSDLRQIQDFNNEVYQAAAAIWSYKRKVLGLTLRCEIHSNNYPLLVDHISREAAYFANRLKELNEGILAPKPEAIIEENVFFLKIMADHSKFIGHLLDPSERKLVEQAREFSHDFDQLVFQAIDLDSMRPHSETRPILTHFLNQNKVSVTSLRDFKKTARELIEACRIKSNIHPLLADHTFREAERFLEIIDLFEASLKRT from the coding sequence ATGGCTAACCCGATTGTTGTAAGGTCCTTAGATGAAATTAAATTTTGGTCTAGAATTATGAAAGAACATGCTTTATTTTTAAGTCTAGGATTTACACACGATCAGAAGGAATTAATTAATGAAGCACAGCAGTTTATCACTACTTTTGAAAGAATAGAGGAAAAGTTGAGCAGGTTCACGGTAAATTCTGATTTACGTCAAATTCAAGATTTTAATAATGAGGTTTATCAAGCAGCAGCCGCCATATGGAGTTATAAGAGGAAAGTATTAGGTTTAACTTTACGGTGTGAGATTCACTCAAATAATTACCCTTTATTGGTCGACCACATTAGCAGAGAAGCAGCTTACTTTGCTAATCGATTAAAAGAACTAAATGAAGGAATACTAGCGCCAAAACCAGAAGCAATTATTGAAGAGAATGTTTTTTTCCTTAAAATTATGGCAGACCATTCAAAGTTTATCGGTCACCTTTTAGACCCTTCAGAAAGAAAGTTGGTAGAACAGGCTAGAGAATTTAGTCATGATTTTGACCAATTGGTTTTTCAGGCAATTGATTTAGATTCTATGCGCCCGCATTCTGAAACTAGACCAATATTAACTCATTTCCTAAATCAAAATAAAGTATCAGTTACTTCTTTAAGGGATTTTAAGAAAACAGCAAGAGAATTAATAGAAGCATGCCGCATCAAAAGTAACATTCACCCGCTTTTAGCTGACCATACATTTAGAGAAGCTGAGAGGTTTTTAGAAATTATAGATTTATTTGAAGCTAGTTTGAAAAGAACATGA
- a CDS encoding histidine phosphatase family protein produces MRIGLLRHFEVERGYPNSFIRASELIKWVDEYDESDVTETDVDLQKIDWQRCFSSDLKRADITARKVFDKDIEFRSELREVRMAPFIKWNIRIPLLLHLLFLRVAWLFNHQSQPESKKDVMARINVSLDEILESKNDVLIVGHGGIMLLMRKELVNRGFKGPNFKRPANGKLYIFED; encoded by the coding sequence TTGAGAATAGGATTATTACGGCATTTTGAAGTGGAGCGTGGCTATCCGAATTCATTCATTCGTGCATCAGAATTAATCAAGTGGGTCGATGAATACGATGAATCTGATGTCACGGAGACCGATGTCGATTTGCAAAAAATTGACTGGCAGCGGTGCTTTTCGAGTGATTTAAAAAGAGCAGATATTACGGCCAGAAAGGTTTTCGATAAAGATATTGAGTTTAGAAGTGAATTAAGAGAGGTACGAATGGCGCCATTCATCAAGTGGAACATTCGAATCCCGCTTTTACTTCATCTGCTATTTCTAAGAGTTGCCTGGCTGTTTAATCACCAATCACAACCGGAGAGTAAGAAAGATGTGATGGCTCGTATTAATGTTTCCTTAGACGAAATACTCGAGTCCAAAAACGACGTTCTTATCGTCGGTCATGGAGGTATTATGCTGTTAATGCGAAAAGAACTGGTCAATCGAGGTTTTAAAGGACCGAATTTCAAAAGACCAGCTAATGGAAAGCTATACATCTTTGAAGATTAA
- a CDS encoding DinB family protein, which produces MKKRREVLFNQLESYRDGVLDVLDDVTEVEAEMVPKGFNNNIRWNLGHDYLDQYLWIQALTKEKGPVPEEFNSWFGFGTSPANFTTETPSVEELMILLKEQPAIMKQAYGERLEEEYAPTEMGMYTLEQVFIRTIFHEGMHLQVIMDLKKCIRI; this is translated from the coding sequence ATGAAAAAAAGACGTGAAGTTCTTTTCAATCAACTTGAATCATACCGAGATGGCGTTCTAGATGTACTGGACGATGTGACAGAAGTAGAAGCGGAAATGGTACCGAAGGGGTTTAATAATAATATCCGCTGGAACCTTGGGCATGATTATTTGGATCAATACTTATGGATTCAAGCACTAACGAAAGAAAAAGGACCGGTTCCCGAAGAATTTAACTCATGGTTTGGGTTTGGAACCTCACCTGCCAACTTTACTACTGAGACACCCTCCGTTGAGGAATTAATGATATTACTTAAAGAACAGCCAGCAATAATGAAACAAGCTTACGGTGAAAGGCTAGAAGAGGAATATGCGCCAACAGAAATGGGGATGTATACCTTGGAGCAAGTATTTATTCGGACGATTTTCCATGAGGGCATGCATTTACAAGTGATCATGGATTTGAAGAAGTGTATAAGAATTTAA
- a CDS encoding DUF6022 family protein, whose translation MTKLNVKPDLLIEELGEVLTAYIKDHWERVLEENKEELLKLYPEYEDATYGIYLDKLLPPVWGVLEKNGFQSAEETKEDDFIIGGCLNFRNSIEKAHWGTPSHEIRVFWIVIENQHREQIGTLIFELPHSHVEFDLPAPPKVTVFEGTERREITQKIRELKGRS comes from the coding sequence ATGACTAAACTAAATGTTAAGCCAGATTTGTTGATCGAAGAGTTAGGAGAAGTTTTAACCGCTTATATAAAGGACCACTGGGAACGGGTACTTGAGGAAAACAAGGAAGAATTATTAAAACTCTATCCGGAGTATGAAGATGCCACTTATGGTATCTATTTAGACAAATTACTTCCACCTGTTTGGGGAGTTCTTGAAAAAAATGGCTTTCAGTCTGCAGAAGAAACGAAAGAGGACGATTTTATAATTGGTGGGTGCTTAAATTTTAGAAATTCTATTGAAAAAGCTCATTGGGGAACGCCAAGTCATGAAATCCGTGTATTTTGGATTGTGATTGAAAATCAGCACCGAGAGCAGATCGGTACATTGATTTTTGAATTACCTCATTCTCATGTTGAATTTGATTTGCCCGCTCCGCCTAAGGTCACGGTATTTGAAGGAACAGAACGAAGAGAGATTACTCAAAAAATTCGAGAGCTCAAAGGTCGTTCATGA
- a CDS encoding tetratricopeptide repeat protein, whose amino-acid sequence MKLDLERAIILRKEGKLNESNERLVKLADKFPEDPLVQYHCAWSFDALGHEAEAVPYYKTAIQQGLSGEDLEGALLGLGSTYRTLGQYEESKATLEKGISLFPNNNALKAFYAMSLYNVNEHSKAMEILLKCLTETSNDPKVIRYKRAIDFYSNKLDTTWK is encoded by the coding sequence ATGAAACTAGACTTAGAAAGAGCAATTATTTTAAGAAAAGAAGGAAAGCTAAACGAATCAAATGAAAGACTAGTAAAGCTAGCGGATAAATTTCCTGAAGATCCGCTTGTCCAATATCATTGTGCTTGGAGCTTTGATGCTTTAGGTCATGAAGCTGAAGCCGTGCCGTATTATAAAACAGCGATTCAACAAGGGCTATCGGGTGAAGATTTAGAAGGGGCTTTATTAGGGTTGGGAAGTACATACCGAACATTAGGACAGTATGAGGAATCGAAAGCTACGCTAGAAAAAGGAATATCGCTGTTTCCTAACAATAACGCACTCAAAGCCTTCTATGCGATGAGCTTATATAATGTGAATGAGCACTCAAAAGCAATGGAGATTCTTCTAAAGTGTTTAACGGAAACGAGCAACGACCCGAAAGTTATACGTTATAAAAGGGCGATTGATTTTTACTCGAATAAATTAGATACGACATGGAAGTAA
- a CDS encoding aminoglycoside phosphotransferase family protein produces the protein MKRIDDVLKNNYGIEPISLDPKQGGWAALAYKVSNKYNAYFLKIYEKHRASTPKLTALIDLYSPILVWLEKNSYLKGMISVPLLSKDGHYKCEDSENIYLLYNYIDGETVGKKELTEKQIREFSQIIAELHSFGEEIPVQTNAIIEDFEVSFLDRLEEVLDRPKENLPEELNDLISKYKQNVIALILQIKVLSNKLKTNQLSMSLCHTDLHNWNLMQTENLMLIDWEGLKIAPVEADMMFLVDKPYFDDFLRIYKEEHPDYSINQDALNFYQLKRRLEDTWEFIEQLLFEELETKDKNEALYYLKDLMGNID, from the coding sequence ATGAAAAGAATTGATGATGTTTTAAAGAATAACTATGGTATTGAACCAATTAGTTTAGATCCAAAGCAAGGAGGCTGGGCAGCTCTTGCATATAAAGTTTCAAACAAATATAATGCATATTTTCTAAAGATTTATGAGAAACACAGAGCTTCTACACCGAAATTAACAGCATTGATTGACCTATACTCTCCAATATTGGTTTGGTTAGAAAAAAATAGTTATTTAAAAGGAATGATTTCCGTACCTTTACTATCTAAAGACGGTCATTATAAATGCGAAGACAGTGAAAATATTTATTTGCTTTATAACTATATTGATGGAGAAACCGTTGGAAAAAAGGAATTAACAGAGAAGCAAATCAGAGAATTTTCTCAAATTATAGCTGAGCTACATTCATTTGGAGAAGAAATACCTGTTCAAACAAATGCAATCATTGAAGATTTTGAGGTCTCATTCTTAGATCGGTTAGAAGAGGTATTGGATAGACCAAAAGAAAACTTACCAGAAGAACTAAATGATCTTATCAGCAAGTATAAACAAAACGTAATAGCATTAATACTCCAAATAAAAGTCTTGTCAAACAAGTTAAAGACAAACCAATTAAGTATGTCTCTTTGTCACACCGATTTGCATAATTGGAATTTAATGCAGACAGAAAATTTAATGCTCATTGATTGGGAAGGGCTGAAAATAGCTCCTGTTGAAGCTGATATGATGTTCCTCGTTGATAAGCCATATTTCGATGATTTCCTTAGAATTTATAAGGAAGAACACCCTGACTATTCAATAAATCAAGATGCTCTGAATTTCTATCAACTAAAAAGAAGATTAGAAGATACATGGGAATTTATTGAACAGTTATTATTTGAGGAACTTGAGACTAAGGATAAAAATGAAGCCTTGTATTATCTAAAAGATTTAATGGGAAACATTGATTGA
- the ilvD gene encoding dihydroxy-acid dehydratase, which translates to MADQEQKDLRIRSKDISEGKNRAPNRAMLRAVGFQDEDFKKPMIGVASTWSEVTPCNVHIDKLAIEAKKGAREGGGAPMIFNTITVADGISMGHEGMRYSLPSREVIADSIETVVGAERLDGVVAIGGCDKNMPGCMIAIGRLNLPAVFVYGGTISPGKSKEDKDIDIVSVFEAVGKYNTGSIDEEGLHDIECHACPGAGSCGGMYTANTMASAIEAMGMSLPGSASNPGETSEKLGDCYHAGDAVVELLRKEIYPKDIMTKEAFENAITVVMALGGSTNAFLHLLAIAHSVDVELSLDDFERIRERVPHIADLKPSGRYVMEHLHQVGGVSAVMKLLLEEGLLHGDCLTVTGKTLAENLAEIPGLHEGQEIIRPLNNPFKESGPLYVLKGNLAPAGAIAKMSGLKVSKITGPARVFDSEQEATEAVLNNEINAGDVLVIRYAGPKGGPGMSEMLSISGIIVGKGLGEKVGLLTDGRFSGGTHGLVVGHVAPEAQAGGPIALLEEGDLITIDSETQELSVNVSDNDMTARLANWQEPPLRYSRGVLNKYARLVSCASKGAVTD; encoded by the coding sequence ATGGCAGATCAAGAACAAAAAGACTTAAGAATTCGTAGTAAAGATATTAGTGAGGGAAAAAATCGTGCTCCAAACCGAGCGATGCTGAGAGCGGTAGGCTTTCAGGATGAAGATTTTAAAAAGCCGATGATTGGCGTGGCTAGTACGTGGAGCGAGGTCACTCCTTGTAATGTACATATAGACAAGCTCGCGATCGAAGCGAAAAAAGGAGCAAGAGAAGGTGGAGGCGCTCCGATGATTTTTAACACGATCACCGTGGCTGATGGGATTTCCATGGGTCACGAAGGGATGCGTTATTCTCTGCCGAGCCGTGAAGTGATTGCGGACTCCATTGAAACCGTTGTGGGTGCCGAACGGTTGGATGGCGTCGTAGCCATTGGAGGCTGTGATAAAAATATGCCGGGTTGTATGATTGCCATCGGACGTTTAAATCTTCCGGCTGTATTTGTGTACGGAGGAACGATCTCTCCTGGTAAATCGAAAGAAGACAAGGATATCGATATCGTTTCCGTCTTTGAAGCGGTCGGCAAATACAACACTGGGTCCATTGATGAAGAAGGTCTTCATGATATCGAATGTCATGCGTGCCCTGGTGCTGGATCTTGTGGAGGAATGTATACAGCGAATACGATGGCATCGGCGATTGAAGCGATGGGCATGAGCTTACCAGGCAGTGCATCTAATCCTGGTGAAACATCAGAGAAGCTCGGAGATTGCTATCATGCAGGTGACGCAGTTGTTGAACTCCTTCGTAAAGAAATTTATCCAAAAGATATTATGACGAAAGAAGCGTTTGAAAATGCGATTACCGTCGTTATGGCGTTAGGAGGCTCAACGAACGCGTTCCTTCATCTTTTAGCAATTGCTCACTCGGTAGATGTAGAGCTTTCGCTGGATGACTTTGAGCGAATTCGCGAACGAGTGCCACATATTGCTGACTTAAAGCCAAGCGGACGTTACGTCATGGAACATCTCCATCAAGTAGGAGGCGTATCTGCCGTCATGAAGTTGCTTCTTGAAGAAGGACTGCTGCACGGAGACTGCTTAACAGTAACCGGTAAAACACTTGCAGAAAACCTTGCAGAAATTCCAGGCCTTCACGAAGGTCAGGAGATCATTCGTCCACTAAACAATCCATTTAAGGAGTCAGGTCCGCTTTATGTGCTAAAAGGAAACCTAGCACCTGCAGGAGCCATTGCGAAAATGTCTGGTCTAAAAGTAAGCAAAATTACCGGTCCAGCTCGCGTTTTTGATTCAGAACAAGAAGCGACAGAAGCGGTTTTAAACAATGAAATCAATGCAGGTGATGTACTGGTTATTCGCTACGCAGGTCCTAAAGGCGGACCCGGTATGTCAGAAATGCTTTCCATCTCAGGCATTATTGTTGGCAAAGGATTAGGTGAAAAGGTAGGGCTGTTAACGGATGGGCGTTTTTCAGGTGGAACGCATGGATTGGTCGTCGGCCACGTAGCTCCTGAAGCACAAGCGGGAGGACCGATTGCGCTCTTGGAAGAAGGCGATCTGATCACAATTGACAGTGAAACCCAGGAGCTTTCCGTAAATGTTTCCGATAATGACATGACTGCTCGTTTAGCCAATTGGCAAGAGCCTCCGCTCCGTTATTCACGAGGCGTATTAAATAAATATGCTAGACTTGTATCATGTGCATCTAAAGGCGCGGTAACAGATTAA
- a CDS encoding GNAT family N-acetyltransferase: MSNTVLTTKRLTLRKMRHDDMKNLMEIFSDREAMRYYPSTKGEKETNDWIEWTLANYENDRVGLWIVEDKKTGEFLGQCGIVPQEVEGRSEMEIGYLFTRRVWGNGYATEAALACKKFGFDQLKLTKIVSLCDIYNTPSTKVAERIGMRREKIIYKWGKEIAVYSVSI, translated from the coding sequence ATGAGTAACACAGTACTAACCACTAAAAGACTGACTCTACGAAAAATGCGACACGATGATATGAAAAATCTAATGGAGATCTTCTCTGACCGAGAAGCTATGAGGTATTATCCCTCTACAAAAGGTGAAAAGGAAACAAATGATTGGATCGAGTGGACATTAGCTAATTATGAAAACGATCGTGTCGGCCTTTGGATCGTAGAAGATAAAAAGACGGGTGAGTTTCTGGGGCAGTGTGGCATTGTCCCTCAAGAGGTAGAAGGTAGAAGTGAAATGGAAATTGGTTATTTGTTTACTCGACGGGTTTGGGGAAACGGGTATGCTACAGAAGCTGCACTCGCTTGTAAAAAGTTTGGATTTGACCAGTTGAAGCTAACAAAGATCGTTTCATTATGCGATATATACAATACCCCATCCACGAAAGTCGCTGAGAGAATTGGAATGAGGAGAGAAAAGATTATCTACAAATGGGGAAAAGAAATCGCTGTATATTCGGTTTCGATATAA
- a CDS encoding MerR family DNA-binding transcriptional regulator: protein MMKNNVRPVDIARRLQISTSSLRNYEKRGLVPPAERLPTGYRVYTEEHVAYFECIVAMSTGFGMDITTSVLKKIQIGDLDSALWDVNNAQVVNSGDRKKIKEAFEYLDKLLGEHQLKKNC from the coding sequence ATGATGAAAAATAATGTCCGACCTGTAGATATTGCAAGAAGACTTCAAATTAGTACAAGCTCTCTTAGAAATTATGAAAAAAGAGGACTCGTTCCACCTGCAGAACGCTTACCGACTGGATACCGCGTGTACACAGAAGAACATGTAGCTTATTTCGAATGTATCGTAGCCATGTCCACCGGATTCGGAATGGACATAACGACAAGCGTTTTAAAGAAAATCCAAATCGGCGATTTAGATTCAGCCCTTTGGGATGTCAATAACGCTCAGGTAGTCAATTCAGGGGACAGGAAGAAAATTAAAGAAGCATTTGAGTACCTAGATAAATTGCTGGGTGAGCATCAATTAAAAAAAAACTGTTAA